A single region of the Gossypium arboreum isolate Shixiya-1 chromosome 12, ASM2569848v2, whole genome shotgun sequence genome encodes:
- the LOC108476840 gene encoding F-box protein At4g00755-like isoform X1 codes for MDYCGDFIELLGPDISTKILMNLVSPSDLIRVSLVSSSWHQFVIENGLGKQLCLKLFPEISGIVHTIEMNNLIDTVGHKQDDCDELECLRKNHRIYTLLARAFNPFVRKDCISDAIIASSTDNYPEESINNTLEPFDRIDTRASYWSSEGQNNPAVPETLLYKLMTKMCIVTEIHVQPFQAYFQYGFPIYSSKAVRFRMGHKLQSEMTDSSTSSNKWADDELIWTYTSPEFPMVQENCLQKFKLPEPVLCIGGYMQVELLGRVQRQEMDGLYYICISHVQAVGRPLFPRFDIEMLDSSGRCALKYLPETGKCTLSSQPLTRENGASSRFRTFTARLLQRGTRGWEQMLLNTLLQARAGRANDADDEPPPASP; via the exons ATGGATTATTGTGGTGATTTTATAGAATTGCTTGGACCTGATATTTCTACGAAGATTCTCATGAATCTGGTTAGCCCTTCTGATCTCATTAGGGTTAGCTTGGTTTCTAGTTCTTGGCATCAATTTG TGATTGAAAATGGTCTTGGTAAACAGCTTTGCCTGAAATTATTTCCTGAAATTTCCGGTATTGTTCATACCATTGAGATGAACAACTTGATAGATACCGTTGGACATAAACAGGATGATTGTGATGAGTTGGAATGTCTTAGGAAGAATCATAGAATCTATACCTTGTTGGCTCGAGCGTTTAACCCTTTCGTAAGAAAAGATTGTATATCGGATGCCATTATTGCATCGAGCACAGATAATTACCCAGAGGAAAGCATCAATAATACTTTGGAGCCATTTGATAGAATAGACACCAGAGCATCGTATTGGTCGAGTGAAGGGCAAAACAATCCTGCCGTCCCCGAGACTTTACTTTATAAGTTGATGACCAAGATGTGTATCGTTACAGAAATCCATGTTCAGCCATTCCAAG CTTATTTTCAGTACGGCTTCCCAATATACTCGTCTAAGGCTGTCAGATTTAGAATGGGTCATAAATTGCAGAGCGAAATGACGGATAGTTCGACTTCTAGTAATAAATGGGCAGATGACGAGCTCATTTGGACATATACTTCACCAGAATTTCCAATGGTTCAG GAAAATTGCTTACAAAAATTCAAGCTACCAGAGCCTGTTCTTTGCATTGGAGGATATATGCAAGTTGAGTTACTCGGTAGAGTTCAGAGACAAGAAATGGATGGTTTATATTATATAtg TATCTCCCATGTTCAAGCTGTTGGACGACCGCTTTTTCCAAGGTTTGATATAGAGATGCTTGATTCATCAGGGAGGTGTGCTTTGAAGTACTTGCCCGAAACAGGGAAATGTACACTTTCTTCACAACCACTTACACGGGAAAATGGTGCATCTTCTCGTTTTCGTACATTCACTGCAAGATTATTACAGAGAGGCACAAGAGGTTGGGAACAAATGTTATTGAATACATTACTCCAGGCAAGGGCAGGTCGTGCTAACGATGCAGATGATGAACCACCCCCTGCTTCACCCTAA
- the LOC108476840 gene encoding F-box protein At4g00755-like isoform X3, giving the protein MDYCGDFIELLGPDISTKILMNLVSPSDLIRVSLVSSSWHQFVIENGLGKQLCLKLFPEISGIVHTIEMNNLIDTVGHKQDDCDELECLRKNHRIYTLLARAFNPFVRKDCISDAIIASSTDNYPEESINNTLEPFDRIDTRASYWSSEGQNNPAVPETLLYKLMTKMCIVTEIHVQPFQAYFQYGFPIYSSKAVRFRMGHKLQSEMTDSSTSSNKWADDELIWTYTSPEFPMVQENCLQKFKLPEPVLCIGGYMQVELLGRVQRQEMDVSPMFKLLDDRFFQGLI; this is encoded by the exons ATGGATTATTGTGGTGATTTTATAGAATTGCTTGGACCTGATATTTCTACGAAGATTCTCATGAATCTGGTTAGCCCTTCTGATCTCATTAGGGTTAGCTTGGTTTCTAGTTCTTGGCATCAATTTG TGATTGAAAATGGTCTTGGTAAACAGCTTTGCCTGAAATTATTTCCTGAAATTTCCGGTATTGTTCATACCATTGAGATGAACAACTTGATAGATACCGTTGGACATAAACAGGATGATTGTGATGAGTTGGAATGTCTTAGGAAGAATCATAGAATCTATACCTTGTTGGCTCGAGCGTTTAACCCTTTCGTAAGAAAAGATTGTATATCGGATGCCATTATTGCATCGAGCACAGATAATTACCCAGAGGAAAGCATCAATAATACTTTGGAGCCATTTGATAGAATAGACACCAGAGCATCGTATTGGTCGAGTGAAGGGCAAAACAATCCTGCCGTCCCCGAGACTTTACTTTATAAGTTGATGACCAAGATGTGTATCGTTACAGAAATCCATGTTCAGCCATTCCAAG CTTATTTTCAGTACGGCTTCCCAATATACTCGTCTAAGGCTGTCAGATTTAGAATGGGTCATAAATTGCAGAGCGAAATGACGGATAGTTCGACTTCTAGTAATAAATGGGCAGATGACGAGCTCATTTGGACATATACTTCACCAGAATTTCCAATGGTTCAG GAAAATTGCTTACAAAAATTCAAGCTACCAGAGCCTGTTCTTTGCATTGGAGGATATATGCAAGTTGAGTTACTCGGTAGAGTTCAGAGACAAGAAATGGATG TATCTCCCATGTTCAAGCTGTTGGACGACCGCTTTTTCCAAGGTTTGATATAG
- the LOC108476840 gene encoding F-box protein At4g00755-like isoform X2, whose translation MDYCGDFIELLGPDISTKILMNLVSPSDLIRVSLVSSSWHQFVIENGLGKQLCLKLFPEISGIVHTIEMNNLIDTVGHKQDDCDELECLRKNHRIYTLLARAFNPFVRKDCISDAIIASSTDNYPEESINNTLEPFDRIDTRASYWSSEGQNNPAVPETLLYKLMTKMCIVTEIHVQPFQAYFQYGFPIYSSKAVRFRMGHKLQSEMTDSSTSSNKWADDELIWTYTSPEFPMVQENCLQKFKLPEPVLCIGGYMQVELLGRVQRQEMDGLYYIWEVCFEVLARNREMYTFFTTTYTGKWCIFSFSYIHCKIITERHKRLGTNVIEYITPGKGRSC comes from the exons ATGGATTATTGTGGTGATTTTATAGAATTGCTTGGACCTGATATTTCTACGAAGATTCTCATGAATCTGGTTAGCCCTTCTGATCTCATTAGGGTTAGCTTGGTTTCTAGTTCTTGGCATCAATTTG TGATTGAAAATGGTCTTGGTAAACAGCTTTGCCTGAAATTATTTCCTGAAATTTCCGGTATTGTTCATACCATTGAGATGAACAACTTGATAGATACCGTTGGACATAAACAGGATGATTGTGATGAGTTGGAATGTCTTAGGAAGAATCATAGAATCTATACCTTGTTGGCTCGAGCGTTTAACCCTTTCGTAAGAAAAGATTGTATATCGGATGCCATTATTGCATCGAGCACAGATAATTACCCAGAGGAAAGCATCAATAATACTTTGGAGCCATTTGATAGAATAGACACCAGAGCATCGTATTGGTCGAGTGAAGGGCAAAACAATCCTGCCGTCCCCGAGACTTTACTTTATAAGTTGATGACCAAGATGTGTATCGTTACAGAAATCCATGTTCAGCCATTCCAAG CTTATTTTCAGTACGGCTTCCCAATATACTCGTCTAAGGCTGTCAGATTTAGAATGGGTCATAAATTGCAGAGCGAAATGACGGATAGTTCGACTTCTAGTAATAAATGGGCAGATGACGAGCTCATTTGGACATATACTTCACCAGAATTTCCAATGGTTCAG GAAAATTGCTTACAAAAATTCAAGCTACCAGAGCCTGTTCTTTGCATTGGAGGATATATGCAAGTTGAGTTACTCGGTAGAGTTCAGAGACAAGAAATGGATGGTTTATATTATATAtg GGAGGTGTGCTTTGAAGTACTTGCCCGAAACAGGGAAATGTACACTTTCTTCACAACCACTTACACGGGAAAATGGTGCATCTTCTCGTTTTCGTACATTCACTGCAAGATTATTACAGAGAGGCACAAGAGGTTGGGAACAAATGTTATTGAATACATTACTCCAGGCAAGGGCAGGTCGTGCTAA